One Spinacia oleracea cultivar Varoflay chromosome 4, BTI_SOV_V1, whole genome shotgun sequence DNA segment encodes these proteins:
- the LOC110780887 gene encoding glycine-rich protein 5: protein MTCSKVFLCLLLGALVYNTSARKLATSRSFNDEKFFFGHHGGGLGGGGGGGFGGGGGGGLGGGSGLGGGSGFGGGAGGGSGGGLGGGGGGGGGFGGGGGGGSGGGAGFGAGGGSGAGGGLGGGAGGGGGFGGGGGGGLGSGIGGGGLGNGLGGGGLGSGLGGGAGAGFGGGSGGGLGNGLP from the coding sequence ATGACTTGTAGCAAGGTTTTCCTATGTTTGCTTCTTGGTGCACTAGTTTACAATACTAGTGCTAGGAAACTAGCAACCTCTCGTTCCTTTAATGATGAGAAGTTCTTCTTTGGGCACCACGGTGGAGGCCTAGGAGGTGGAGGGGGTGGAGGATttggtggtggaggtggtggtggcctCGGTGGAGGTTCTGGTCTTGGAGGGGGTTCTGGATTTGGAGGCGGTGCTGGTGGAGGATCTGGTGGTGGTCTtggtggtggaggtggaggtggaggaggatttggcggaggtggtggtggtggttctggTGGGGGTGCTGGTTTTGGAGCTGGAGGAGGATCTGGAGCTGGTGGTGGTTTGGGTGGAGGAgcaggtggtggtggagggtttggaggtggaggtggtggCGGGCTTGGAAGTGGAATTGGCGGTGGCGGGCTTGGAAATGGACTTGGCGGTGGCGGTCTTGGAAGTGGACTTGGCGGTGGCGCTGGAGCTGGATTTGGTGGTGGTTCTGGTGGAGGACTTGGAAATGGGCTTCCTTGA